TACAATTGATTGACCTATAGTTACCAAGTTCTTGTTGATGACATTAAATACTCATCTTAAAAGTTCAATCTATCGTTAGTCATGTAAGAAAACATATTGTTGAAATTATGCAGTCCAACATTAAAAATTTTGTCGAAGTTGCGTTTTGCAATATGAAGTATTCATGTTTATTAGTATTATGAGTGTATTTTTCTTCAAAACGAACTTGGATACGAAAAAGACTCCTGCGACAGTTATTACAATTGTAACCTCCTTCCTTTCATCTTTCTCATCACAAAAAACTGCAAAAGAacaactatatatatatcatcattaaATATGTTGCATATATATAATTAAGTAAAAAAGTGCTCTGTAACAGAGCACACAATCAAGATGGTATTAGAATAGACAGTCGTCCATTAATTATGAAAAAGATTTATATTATATAAGGTCTATCTAAGCACCACATCACATAAAgcaataatttatttttaataaataaaACGACAATTGGTTGATTCAACAATTAAAGCTTTTCGTTTCACGTTTTATTCTCCCTGATCTCTACAAGAGTAAACAGAATTTTTCAACTTTGGGAGTTCGGAGTAAGTAATTATTAATTTAAAGGAATTTGATATTCATAACTTGTGTATTCTTATCATTCACGAACTcaataacacaaaaaaaaaagtccaaTTCTTTAATGTTAGAGCACATGGAGTAACATTAGGAATGAAAAAGACCTAGGGCAAACTGAAAAACAATTCTATTATGACGTACCTCGTAAAATAGTGTTACATCGTGCAAAATAATTTGATGAATTTGAATTATCATCTGCATAAATTGATGAACATCAATATTGGAGCACATTAAATGATAGCAGATTTCAGGTCATGCCTGGGGATTTATGAATATTGACAACTACGATTTATTAAACAAAGAAAAAATAGATTTGTCCTAAAAAGATAAAAGAATAAAGAACAAAAATTGAGTAATAGAAAGAAAGAGGTaaaatttctattatatataagtgtcaaAGGAGGACCAACATAGCATTAACAAATTGTACATAGAGCATTCCATGTTGTACCCatctatttctattatattctattctatattatatatattatttctattatatataagtgacAAAGGAGGACCAACACAGCATTAACAAATTGTACATAGAGCATTCCATGTTGTACCCTATTTCACTGGTGAAGGACACGTTAGATTGTACTATAAATTTTGCCAATTTCATTAATGATGAATGGACACGTTTTGTATAAAAagattcaattttaattttccgatACATTTAttccctccgtgcacttttatttattcacttttgacttttatgttctttaagaattaataaataaagtactccctccgtcccatattacttggctttaagaattaataaagtACTCCAtttgtctcatattacttggccacattactatacttgacttttcacgttctttaagaattaataaatgaggtGCTtctttcgtcccatattacttggccacattactaaaaatatgtctatttttctattctatgtTTTTCTTATGTATAATAAACTCCCAAGGTGGACAGATATAgtaacaataagttgtacaaaaagcaactgaattcagaagttgaacattaattctacctcttgtgtatTTACTTTTTAAGTTCCCACGAGTCCGCAGTGTTtgaattgtcctttcatttccttttttTGGCATATACTcgctctgtctcaatttaagtgccTACGTTTGACtaaacacggagtttaagaaataaagatagactttcaaatcttgtggctctaaattaaaaatgtgaataatataatataaaaagaggcgaacataaccaaaataagatattttttttttatttaacaacaaacgcccaaggtggacgaacatAGTAACAATAAGTTGCACAAAAAGCAACTGAATTTGTACTATAAACTAGGACTAACATCTGCACATTttagaagtttaacattaatactacatcttgtgtgtttactttttaagtccccacgtgtCCACAAtatctcaattgtcctttcatttccttcatttggcatatactccatctgtctcaatttaagtgtctacgtttgactagacatggagtttaagaaataagatagacttttgaatcttgtggttttaaattaaaaatgtgtataatataataaaatatcttttgaatcttgtgattataaacttggcatgtaggatatttgaattgtcaacttactaaatataaaaagaggcaaaaataaccaaaataagacaaattttaacaacaattgagaaaatTAAGGgggaaattaaaaagaaaagaaaacaaaatatgaAGACTCACTATAGCGAATTGCAGTTacatttgcaaaatatacaaaccataaagactaactaaaatGAGTAATCAGATTAATCATGTTGGGCTTCATGCATCGCACAGGCATAGTTTACTAGTAGATACTAACCGGCATGACTTTTGTATGTATATTAGGTTGAAAGTTGTATCAATGTATCATCAAAATATATCTGAGCCTCCTTTTATAGGCATCATATGTACCAAAATAATAATTAGTGTCTTCCTTGGTTTGCCTCCTAGGGTAGTTGTTAATTTGCCAAAAATAACGATgagtttttattttttcaaaaagatATTTGTCAAAGTAAAAAAAAGATTCATATTATAaagataattaaataataatttaagGAAAATAGTAAATAGCAATTTTCTctagagtcttttaatgaagggaaAAGTATTCAAAACACACTCAAACTATGGTCAAAATTGTCATAACACACCtcaactttgcgggggtcctatgacccccctggacttattttttgtgtattattttcTCTTTCAACCGGACAAAGTCACTCAAACAAGTTTGAGTGTATGCACGTGCTCATAAAGTTAAAACCAGACGGGTCATTTTCATTATTTTGCTTTCCAAAATTTGAAATCCAAAATTCTCTCTCACCTTCCCCTCGATTTCTGCCATTTTAATCACTCAAATATCATTTTATTCTGCAAATCAGCATGAATcatagttaaactaagtttaggTGGTAACATCGCGGTGGATTTTGATCCGAAATCATCGATTTATCTTCAAGGTTGTGTCAAGCTTTTAGTGAACTGAAAAAATACCAGGCTAGTCATGTTCTTTGTCTGTATTGGACGCGTAAAGTTTATTTTTTTCTATATTATATAGGATTTGTGACATTGTTGTATGAATTTCTAGGGTTTGTTGAAAAATTATGGGTTTTTCCTAGTTTAAATTGGGGTTATTGGGGTTAAGAGATGTGTAATCTTATGTTGTGTAGTATTACTGTTGTAAGTGCGTCCAATTTATTTTCACCCCAAAATCTGATTTTATACATTGTTTGGCCTTGTATTGTCACAAGTCTGAATTTAATTGTTGTTATTTGATGTATGTGTGgggttgtgattgttgttgacCATCTATTGTTATTGTATATGTGTGGTACTGATTGTTTGTACTATTATTGAATTGTAATTTCAGGTATGAGTGGGTTTGTATTAGTAAcattgagatggtatcatggtggGGTTTTGGATGTTAGTAGTGGGCAACCAAAGTATGAGGGTGGACAAATAACAGAGTTTTTGGATATTGATGTGGACAGAATGTCCTTTTTTGAACTAagggattatattaaagaattaGGGTATACTACAAGTTGTTCATTTTGTGTTAGGAGACCTAATAGTGACAGTGTTGTAGAAATCCAAActgatacggacattttggaaatttCACAAAGTTTTGAAAATGGGGATACTATTGAAATCTATATCTGTCACATGGTTGATAATTTAGATAATGTAGATGGTCCCATTGATTTTTTGGAACACACTAGCCCCAATGAGAAATCTTTGGTTGTTTTTAATGAAGAAAGGGACGGGGGTATCCAAGAAGGGGATGGGTTTGCTTTTAATAAAGACCAGCAGCTACTGAAACTGCAGCACCTGCTGAAACTGCTACTTCTAAAGACCCATTAAGTAGTAAATTTCCTATTCTTGAATCTGACCAGTCCACTGATGATAGTTCTGAGTCTGACCAACCTAACTATTTAATGAACATGATGCTGAACATGAAAGTGATGATGTTCATGAAGAGTGCATAAATTTGAGGGCTGAAAGGAGGTCATATCAGagaaggaaaagaagagaaaggatACCAAATGACCCTGGATAAATTCTTGTTGGTGAAGTTGGTCCAGATCTGGGCTTTGATGAAACTGCTACTCCTAATACAAGCTTAAAAGGTAAGGTTGCTGGGGATGAGCCAGTGTATGTCAGTTCTGATGCATATAGTGTTGAATCAGATACAGATGATGAGTCAGGGTCTAGAAAAGCTAGGAGAAGGATAATTTTTGACAATACTGTTTGAGTTGGGGATGGTTTTTGAGGATGTGAATGAGTTTAGGGATGCTGTTACAAAATATGCACTTCAAAGGGGTGCGCAGTTAGAGAAATTTGTCAATGAGCCCAAAAAGGTTAGGGTGAGGTGTAGAGATGGCTGCCCATGGCTACTATATGCAAGTCTTGACAAGAAGACTAATGATTTCATGATCAAAACCTACAATCCTAAACATAGGTGTGTCAAGACTACTAAAAATTACATGTCCAATGCTAAGTTCTTGTCCAAGCATTACAAGAATAGAATTACAGAACAGCCAAACATTAGGATTTTCAAGTTTCAGCAGTTGATTAGGGAAGAACTTAACATACATGTTGGAAAAACCACTGCCGGAAGAGCTAGAGCTAAAGTACTCCAAGAAATCATGGGTGATCATGTGTTAGAGTTTAGAAGAATATTTAACTAtagggatgaaatgttgagaactaATCCTGGGAGTACTTGTATTGTTAAGGTTGATGACTCTGGTGAAAGTGGTAGGTTGGTGTTTGAAAGTTTTTATATTTGCTTTGATGCTTTGAAAAAATGCTTTTTAGGTGGTTGTAGGAAATGTAttggtttggatggttgtttcttaAAGGGAATAGCCAAAGGACAGCTGTTGGCTGCTATTGCTAAGGATGCTAATAATCAAATGTTGCCTATTGCTTGGGCTATAGTGGAATATGAGAATAAGAACACTTGGACATGGTTTTTGAAATTGTTGATAGCTGATTTGGGAATGGGAGATGGCAACAATTACACAATGATATCAGACATGCAAAAAGTATGACAATCAC
Above is a genomic segment from Lycium barbarum isolate Lr01 chromosome 12, ASM1917538v2, whole genome shotgun sequence containing:
- the LOC132624401 gene encoding uncharacterized protein LOC132624401; protein product: MVFEDVNEFRDAVTKYALQRGAQLEKFVNEPKKVRVRCRDGCPWLLYASLDKKTNDFMIKTYNPKHRCVKTTKNYMSNAKFLSKHYKNRITEQPNIRIFKFQQLIREELNIHVGKTTAGRARAKVLQEIMGDHVLEFRRIFNYRDEMLRTNPGSTCIVKVDDSGESGGCRKCIGLDGCFLKGIAKGQLLAAIAKDANNQMLPIAWAIVEYENKNTWTWFLKLLIADLGMGDGNNYTMISDMQKGLQSTMKEFLPLVEHRMCARHILANWTKGWRGLQRRNQFWKCAKSIFEGEMKINLDKMKQLGTAKDGKDSVADLLYYPPETW